The Solibacillus daqui genome has a segment encoding these proteins:
- a CDS encoding ABC transporter permease → MKVGQILHDSFEKNASHKSYYVAYILLGFIVHIVTYLLYISGGMKTKNINKTVEIEKQLVDDGHVLRWTHEYEMQERAKATFFKQTIDEKKIKLQVQQLTLQKLQRVIAKELAAQGIEQNTYSYYFGQLLKKPQFLFISFIPGIFMYVLLFISSNPFIRFIFERILQSIFVILGVATLVFTILYISPFDPARNLLGAEATAEQVANFNRLYGLDQPYFVQLWHSLSGLFTFDLGTSFAGKEDVTQSILNKFPVTLEIALFSLLMAVAIAIPVGIISAVRPNSFVDYVFMLIALIGLSIPSFWQGLIFILTFSLELKWFPATYNPNNWMSLVLPIVVLGTSITASIARMTRSSMLEVIHEDYIITAKAKGLSGRKVITKHAIRNAMIPIITVIGLLFGGMLGGASVTEKVFNISGLGSYIVDKQFIPDIPAILGGVVYIAITISIVNMLIDILYAFFDPRIRSKMKKS, encoded by the coding sequence GTGAAAGTAGGGCAGATCTTGCATGATAGCTTTGAAAAAAACGCTTCACATAAAAGCTATTACGTTGCCTATATTTTATTAGGCTTCATCGTGCATATTGTCACATATCTTCTTTATATTAGTGGCGGTATGAAAACGAAAAACATTAACAAAACTGTGGAAATCGAAAAGCAACTAGTTGATGATGGTCATGTACTTAGATGGACTCACGAATATGAAATGCAAGAGCGAGCGAAAGCCACATTCTTTAAGCAGACAATTGATGAAAAAAAAATCAAGTTGCAAGTACAGCAACTAACGCTGCAAAAATTACAGCGAGTGATAGCTAAAGAGCTTGCAGCACAAGGGATAGAGCAAAATACGTATAGTTATTATTTTGGGCAACTATTAAAAAAACCGCAGTTTTTATTCATTAGTTTTATACCCGGGATATTCATGTATGTACTACTTTTTATTTCTAGTAATCCATTTATTCGATTTATCTTTGAAAGAATCCTTCAAAGTATTTTCGTAATTTTAGGGGTTGCGACACTTGTTTTTACGATTTTGTACATTTCGCCATTCGATCCTGCGCGTAACTTACTCGGAGCAGAGGCAACGGCAGAGCAAGTTGCCAACTTTAATCGATTATATGGCTTAGATCAACCGTATTTCGTACAGCTTTGGCATTCATTGTCTGGACTATTTACGTTTGATTTAGGGACGTCATTTGCTGGGAAAGAAGATGTAACGCAAAGTATTTTAAATAAATTCCCGGTTACGTTGGAAATCGCGCTATTCTCGTTATTAATGGCGGTAGCAATTGCGATACCAGTAGGGATTATTTCAGCGGTACGTCCGAATTCATTTGTAGACTATGTGTTTATGTTGATTGCATTAATCGGTCTTTCGATTCCAAGCTTCTGGCAAGGGTTAATTTTTATTTTAACGTTCAGTTTAGAACTGAAATGGTTTCCAGCTACTTACAATCCAAACAACTGGATGTCGCTCGTATTACCGATTGTCGTACTAGGAACTTCGATTACAGCTTCCATTGCACGTATGACACGTTCGAGTATGCTGGAAGTAATTCATGAAGATTATATTATTACTGCAAAGGCAAAAGGATTGTCAGGGCGTAAAGTCATTACCAAACATGCGATTCGCAATGCGATGATTCCGATTATTACGGTAATTGGTTTATTATTCGGTGGGATGCTAGGCGGAGCGTCTGTAACAGAAAAAGTATTTAATATTAGCGGTCTAGGAAGTTATATAGTAGATAAGCAATTCATTCCTGATATTCCCGCTATTTTAGGTGGGGTTGTTTACATTGCGATTACTATTTCAATCGTCAATATGCTTATAGATATTTTATACGCATTCTTTGATCCGCGCATTCGTTCAAAAATGAAGAAGTCATAG
- a CDS encoding ABC transporter permease — protein MKFISDVKLLLKITQEYVNAQFTIAFSAIFSMLFLLYSFNFNEQIWRPIVLIFFAIYGVTTLYVAILSLLIKKDLAAHSEISKRTRLLGIPLILTILVGNVFAAGFGFMLATKNKTVEYTFIVYAFNTQIFLLLISSLNIFKPYVVDTFLVAMGAFIALAVVFLGVAILIARQVTPTTAPKWMFWLGVVLLIPVITGNFFSLLAGITLIRKARNADPSAVEKWQKMWDKILRNTMALFGLFFIVFMFSLSVISRWTFDYDFAVENNYNALLLSPTLEFPLGTDNFGRDLFSRIVFGAQISLIVGFCATVIPALIGGALGAISGYYGKNTDNIIMRALDILYAIPGILLAIAIIAAFGANTTNLIIALSVGAIPTYARTMRANVMQISNYEFVESARALGASDGAIIFKHIVPNALAPMIVKATLTIGGAVISTSSLSFLGLGIEPHIPEWGNILKVGSTYLESQSYLAIFPGLCIMLLVLSFNFFGDGLRDALDPKSN, from the coding sequence GTGAAATTCATTTCTGATGTAAAACTGCTATTGAAAATCACACAAGAATATGTAAATGCACAGTTTACCATTGCTTTTTCGGCGATTTTTTCAATGTTGTTTTTACTTTATAGTTTTAATTTTAATGAACAAATTTGGCGACCGATTGTGTTAATATTTTTCGCCATATATGGAGTAACAACGCTTTATGTAGCCATACTATCATTATTGATAAAGAAGGATTTGGCTGCTCATAGTGAAATTTCGAAGCGTACTAGATTATTAGGAATCCCACTAATTTTAACGATTCTCGTTGGTAATGTGTTTGCGGCAGGCTTTGGCTTTATGCTCGCTACGAAAAATAAAACAGTGGAATATACATTTATCGTCTATGCGTTTAATACACAAATTTTTCTATTATTGATTTCTAGTTTAAATATTTTTAAACCGTATGTTGTTGATACGTTTTTAGTGGCGATGGGGGCGTTTATTGCGCTGGCGGTGGTATTTTTAGGCGTAGCGATTTTAATTGCACGCCAAGTAACGCCAACAACTGCACCGAAATGGATGTTTTGGCTTGGTGTTGTGCTACTTATCCCAGTTATTACGGGCAATTTCTTCTCACTACTGGCAGGTATTACATTAATTCGCAAGGCACGAAATGCGGATCCATCTGCCGTTGAAAAATGGCAAAAAATGTGGGATAAAATTTTGCGCAATACGATGGCATTATTCGGCTTATTTTTCATTGTCTTTATGTTTAGCTTATCCGTTATTAGCCGCTGGACTTTTGACTATGATTTTGCGGTGGAAAATAACTACAATGCGCTATTATTATCACCAACATTGGAATTCCCATTAGGTACAGATAACTTCGGGCGTGACTTGTTTTCACGGATTGTGTTCGGGGCTCAAATATCACTAATTGTTGGTTTTTGTGCCACAGTCATTCCCGCTTTAATTGGTGGCGCGCTTGGTGCAATTTCGGGGTATTATGGAAAAAATACGGACAATATCATTATGCGCGCATTGGATATTTTATATGCGATTCCTGGTATTTTATTAGCAATTGCGATTATTGCAGCGTTTGGTGCGAATACAACGAACTTAATTATTGCATTAAGTGTTGGGGCCATTCCGACTTATGCAAGGACAATGCGTGCAAACGTCATGCAAATTTCCAATTATGAATTTGTAGAATCTGCTCGTGCTTTAGGGGCTAGTGACGGTGCGATCATATTCAAGCATATTGTTCCGAATGCACTCGCTCCAATGATTGTCAAAGCAACATTAACTATTGGTGGCGCGGTTATTTCTACGAGTAGTTTAAGTTTCCTTGGACTTGGAATTGAACCACATATTCCAGAGTGGGGCAATATTTTAAAAGTCGGTAGCACATATCTTGAGTCACAATCTTATTTAGCCATTTTCCCAGGTTTATGTATTATGCTACTTGTTTTATCATTTAACTTTTTCGGTGATGGCCTGCGAGATGCGCTTGACCCGAAATCTAATTAA
- a CDS encoding ABC transporter substrate-binding protein: protein MNKKLFTLASTATVAAVALAGCVETKSDVKENDGNTTETASAKPSIELLGMASSEQDMNIVRDQLVKNGFDVKLNIQPDYGSFKAQQDAGNFDISISGWTTVTGNPDYAVRGLFKTGGDYSNTSDETVDKLIDEASTLTGDEAKEKYKELEQALVFDNAYIAPLYISQKFQGIYKAEVNPDTVRLPKSRAQAWETISFNDEAKNDSETLNLHQALASLTSLDPVKGNDGSINTLNTNMYVRLVNLSDTDEVVSEGSLSYDHVAAENNEEYYFVLRDDINFAKVEGEKAVDTGDLVSAEDVVFSLNRAKDKESVPDHRTYSIHENIDTVEIVSDITALESVKTADGKTVLEELSDKLPAAISEIVTDEKAVDNAAGKYQVVKLTTPKPFPQVLNYLAHQSGGIVSEAAVTAVNTFDVASYDPNKDIAYGDQSTVTEGATYANHLAASGPYILVKKNDYEAKFVKNPAYQVGSENEPKINNISVRFIQDNDSALSALRNGEIHVLQSVPETKTDVVEGDSNLQLKTADSNAVSYLLFNTTGRETSKSADLRKAVLYSINQDEFISYYQGKKKPAVSTVSPLVDTGLKLEADAAKVKEFLNAYNESK from the coding sequence ATGAACAAGAAATTATTTACGTTAGCTTCAACTGCAACAGTTGCGGCAGTTGCATTAGCAGGTTGTGTGGAAACAAAATCGGATGTAAAAGAAAATGATGGCAATACAACAGAAACAGCAAGCGCAAAACCATCTATTGAATTACTAGGAATGGCCTCTTCAGAGCAAGATATGAACATTGTGCGTGACCAATTAGTGAAAAATGGCTTTGATGTAAAACTAAACATCCAACCAGATTATGGTTCGTTCAAAGCACAACAAGATGCCGGAAATTTTGATATTTCGATTTCAGGCTGGACTACAGTAACAGGTAACCCTGACTATGCAGTACGTGGATTATTTAAAACAGGTGGCGACTACAGCAATACATCAGATGAAACGGTTGATAAATTAATTGATGAAGCAAGTACATTAACAGGTGACGAAGCAAAGGAAAAGTATAAAGAGCTAGAACAAGCGTTAGTATTCGACAATGCTTATATCGCTCCTTTATACATTTCTCAAAAATTCCAAGGGATATACAAAGCAGAAGTAAATCCAGATACAGTGCGTTTACCGAAATCACGCGCACAAGCTTGGGAAACGATTTCATTCAATGATGAAGCGAAAAATGATAGTGAGACGTTAAATTTACACCAAGCGTTAGCATCATTAACTTCACTTGACCCTGTAAAAGGAAACGATGGCTCGATAAACACATTAAATACAAATATGTATGTACGTTTAGTAAATTTATCAGATACAGATGAAGTTGTTTCAGAGGGTTCATTATCATATGACCATGTAGCTGCTGAAAATAACGAAGAATACTATTTTGTATTACGTGATGATATCAACTTTGCAAAAGTAGAAGGTGAAAAAGCAGTAGATACGGGTGATTTAGTATCGGCAGAGGATGTCGTGTTTTCTTTAAACCGTGCAAAGGATAAAGAATCGGTACCAGATCACCGAACTTATTCAATTCACGAAAACATTGATACAGTAGAAATCGTATCAGATATTACAGCATTAGAATCAGTAAAAACGGCTGACGGTAAAACTGTGTTAGAAGAGCTTTCTGATAAATTACCTGCAGCGATTTCAGAAATCGTAACAGATGAAAAAGCGGTAGATAACGCAGCTGGGAAATACCAAGTAGTGAAACTAACAACGCCAAAACCATTCCCACAGGTATTAAACTACTTAGCGCATCAATCTGGCGGTATTGTGTCAGAAGCAGCCGTAACAGCAGTCAATACGTTTGACGTAGCAAGCTATGATCCTAATAAGGATATTGCTTACGGTGACCAATCAACAGTGACAGAAGGCGCAACGTATGCCAATCATTTAGCGGCATCGGGGCCATACATTTTAGTTAAGAAAAATGACTATGAAGCAAAATTCGTAAAAAACCCAGCGTACCAAGTAGGTTCTGAAAATGAACCGAAAATTAATAACATTTCAGTTCGCTTCATTCAAGACAACGACAGTGCACTTTCAGCATTACGTAACGGTGAAATCCACGTGTTACAATCAGTACCTGAAACAAAAACAGATGTAGTAGAAGGGGATTCAAACTTACAATTGAAAACAGCGGACAGCAACGCAGTATCTTACTTATTATTTAACACAACTGGCCGTGAAACTTCAAAATCAGCTGATTTACGTAAAGCCGTTCTTTACTCAATCAACCAAGATGAATTCATCAGCTACTACCAAGGAAAGAAAAAACCAGCCGTATCAACAGTTTCTCCTTTAGTGGACACAGGGCTTAAATTAGAAGCAGATGCAGCAAAAGTAAAAGAATTCTTAAACGCATATAACGAATCTAAATAA
- a CDS encoding S-layer homology domain-containing protein: MNNKKSAFLLSIAAIPAAVTFVSNDVSANNTYDWTQVQEVIKLIDKIDPTSTTYNYYLTEAYNAYYRLPEYERQYVSNSSRLFNYYNNTDSNGNYIQNSLDVFIKKMISISISKSSFLRDVKEANRYYDALSAAQKAGLSQYYVTQLTTYNTNIAKMTAVENSFNALDVMDANYVANYLAALRDFNTLDYSYRKLIETVVNKKIEQYNQYHSADYNRSIAQQVITAISKLTTSSNGADVVKVRALYNGLTTIQKSYISNYRDLQYIEDVQKNIENGWNPDYENEDEEDIPKDEISVIESGTTYTIYLPVAKMKKHSSTTIKVSDTITLSIPKSAIPESNKSAVVVMTIDDYEDYGLNFNATMYDKELEFSTYIDIIVKGLSASDTILKVAENGDTVAAPFKRASQQHTIKTKTSNEYVVENEEPHFYDIAKEPLQYEIMQLAKRKIVSGLEENYYKPKANVTIAQYAAMISRAMDLTTSDHATYSDIRGKWFEEAIESLIAANILDSKSGSYFYPNQIVTRKQAAQMSIRMLEHAGVAITAPNYSAVTFKDFKQMTGTERYYAAVANELGIFGGKADGRFDPNGQLTRSQMAKVLYRTLQIANMM, from the coding sequence ATGAATAACAAAAAATCAGCATTTTTACTATCAATAGCCGCAATTCCAGCTGCCGTGACATTTGTTAGTAATGATGTGTCTGCCAACAATACATATGACTGGACCCAAGTTCAAGAAGTAATCAAATTAATCGATAAAATCGACCCGACAAGCACTACATATAACTACTATTTGACAGAAGCGTACAATGCATATTATCGCCTGCCGGAATATGAGCGCCAATATGTTTCGAATTCTTCTCGCTTATTTAATTATTATAATAATACAGACTCTAACGGTAATTATATACAAAATAGTTTAGATGTCTTTATTAAAAAAATGATTTCGATTTCGATTAGTAAATCTTCATTTTTACGTGATGTAAAAGAAGCGAATCGTTATTATGATGCCTTATCCGCTGCACAAAAGGCGGGGCTTTCCCAATACTATGTGACGCAGCTTACTACATATAATACAAATATTGCTAAAATGACAGCGGTGGAAAATAGCTTCAATGCGCTCGATGTAATGGATGCTAACTATGTGGCCAATTATTTAGCTGCGTTACGCGACTTCAATACGCTCGATTATAGCTATCGTAAGCTAATCGAAACAGTAGTAAACAAAAAGATAGAGCAATACAATCAATACCATAGCGCAGATTATAATCGTTCCATTGCACAGCAGGTTATTACAGCAATTTCCAAATTGACGACTTCATCAAATGGAGCGGATGTTGTGAAAGTTCGCGCCTTATATAACGGGCTAACTACCATCCAAAAAAGCTATATCTCGAACTATCGCGACCTGCAATATATCGAGGATGTACAAAAGAATATCGAAAATGGCTGGAATCCTGACTATGAAAATGAAGATGAAGAGGATATCCCAAAAGATGAGATTTCTGTCATTGAAAGTGGAACTACCTACACGATTTATTTGCCAGTTGCAAAAATGAAAAAGCATTCCTCTACTACGATTAAAGTGTCTGATACAATCACGCTGTCGATTCCAAAGTCAGCCATTCCTGAATCAAATAAAAGTGCCGTAGTCGTGATGACAATTGACGATTATGAGGATTATGGATTAAATTTTAATGCAACAATGTACGATAAGGAACTTGAATTTTCAACGTATATCGATATTATTGTCAAAGGCTTGAGCGCAAGCGATACGATTTTAAAAGTGGCAGAAAACGGGGATACTGTGGCAGCGCCATTTAAACGTGCGTCACAGCAACATACGATTAAAACAAAGACATCAAATGAATATGTCGTTGAAAATGAGGAGCCGCACTTTTATGATATCGCCAAAGAACCACTCCAATACGAAATTATGCAATTAGCAAAGCGTAAAATTGTATCGGGCTTAGAAGAAAATTATTACAAGCCTAAAGCAAACGTAACGATTGCACAATACGCAGCAATGATTAGCCGCGCGATGGATTTAACGACATCGGACCATGCAACATATAGCGACATTCGTGGGAAATGGTTTGAAGAGGCCATTGAATCACTTATTGCAGCCAATATTTTAGACAGCAAATCAGGTAGCTATTTTTACCCAAATCAAATCGTGACTCGAAAGCAAGCAGCCCAAATGTCCATCCGAATGCTAGAACATGCAGGGGTTGCCATTACCGCACCGAACTACTCAGCTGTAACGTTTAAAGATTTTAAACAAATGACGGGAACTGAACGTTACTATGCGGCAGTTGCCAATGAATTAGGCATTTTCGGTGGGAAAGCAGATGGTCGCTTTGATCCAAACGGTCAATTAACACGCTCTCAAATGGCGAAAGTTTTATACCGAACACTACAAATTGCTAATATGATGTAA
- a CDS encoding antibiotic biosynthesis monooxygenase has translation MFTVTNRICVKKGFSHKMAPAFIASKSLLNWDGFNKVEVNVCTQPEDHDEMNIMSYWDTLEQFEAWRTSDDFKAIHSRQASGRGESPVISNRVVISEIAGVLAK, from the coding sequence ATGTTCACAGTTACAAACCGTATTTGTGTAAAAAAAGGCTTCAGTCACAAAATGGCACCCGCATTTATAGCTAGTAAATCATTATTAAATTGGGATGGCTTCAATAAAGTGGAAGTAAACGTTTGTACACAACCTGAAGATCACGATGAAATGAATATTATGAGCTATTGGGATACATTGGAGCAATTTGAAGCTTGGAGAACCTCGGATGACTTCAAAGCGATACACAGCCGTCAAGCTAGCGGTAGAGGTGAATCTCCTGTTATTTCAAATCGTGTCGTCATTTCTGAAATTGCTGGGGTGTTAGCTAAATAA
- a CDS encoding YusW family protein — MKKIIFLIVVSTLLVACGNKEKANNVPDNAAVEQNSINTTAPADAPFNFTHFELEIEYDKDISYDVSYEKEKNGIEVKIEDELNKKMIQGNEAMDTLLPIFKSFTFDATTDSDVVIDEVLQKFGQPNNFKTVEIEITFADGTKKEYRRTQ; from the coding sequence ATGAAAAAAATAATATTTTTAATCGTAGTGAGTACACTTTTAGTTGCATGTGGTAATAAAGAAAAAGCTAATAATGTGCCAGATAATGCAGCTGTTGAACAAAATTCAATCAATACTACTGCACCTGCAGATGCGCCATTTAACTTTACACATTTTGAATTGGAAATTGAATATGACAAAGATATAAGCTATGACGTGAGCTATGAAAAAGAAAAGAATGGTATTGAGGTAAAAATTGAAGATGAATTGAACAAAAAAATGATCCAAGGTAATGAAGCAATGGATACACTCTTACCGATTTTTAAATCGTTCACATTTGATGCTACTACCGATTCAGATGTGGTAATCGATGAAGTACTGCAAAAATTTGGACAACCAAATAATTTCAAAACCGTTGAAATCGAAATTACGTTTGCAGATGGTACTAAGAAAGAATACAGACGAACACAATAA
- a CDS encoding nucleoside deaminase — MNSFMERAIELAIANVKEGGQPFGAVLVKDDKIITEGVNELHIVHDISGHAELLAIRRAQQQLNTNDLTGYTMYASGEPCAMCLAAMYFANVKDIYFAESVEQAAKVGLSTSKFIYNELKQDKQDRSMMIKQLPIDEKSISPMQIWKDNQ; from the coding sequence ATGAATTCATTTATGGAACGAGCAATCGAGCTAGCAATTGCAAATGTTAAAGAAGGTGGCCAGCCTTTTGGAGCAGTGCTAGTGAAGGACGATAAAATTATTACAGAAGGTGTAAATGAGTTACATATCGTACATGACATTAGTGGGCATGCTGAGTTACTTGCAATTCGGCGTGCACAGCAACAATTAAATACGAATGATTTAACAGGCTATACGATGTATGCAAGTGGTGAACCGTGCGCAATGTGCTTAGCCGCGATGTATTTTGCAAATGTGAAAGATATTTACTTCGCAGAATCAGTAGAGCAAGCAGCGAAAGTCGGTCTTAGTACATCAAAATTTATTTATAACGAATTAAAACAAGATAAACAAGACCGTTCAATGATGATAAAGCAGCTACCAATTGATGAAAAATCAATCAGCCCAATGCAAATCTGGAAAGATAATCAATAA
- a CDS encoding RNA polymerase sigma factor translates to MNSHIEQLFTNYVRDNKNQLYILAYSYVKNEQDALDVVQDSIQKGWTALGTLENQHQIKSWLYKIVVRTAIDFLRKMKRIQVTEDDTLINLSEQQHDAYRNLDLESALENLPFSLKQIIILRFFEDLKLEDVANIVDIPLSTAKSRLYKALKLLKIDMEDEEKIHHG, encoded by the coding sequence ATGAATTCACACATAGAACAGCTATTTACTAACTATGTGCGGGACAACAAAAACCAGCTTTACATATTGGCATATAGCTATGTAAAAAATGAGCAAGATGCACTCGATGTCGTTCAAGATAGTATTCAAAAAGGTTGGACGGCGTTAGGTACTCTTGAAAATCAACACCAAATAAAAAGCTGGTTATATAAAATTGTTGTACGTACAGCCATTGATTTTTTACGTAAAATGAAACGCATTCAAGTTACAGAAGACGATACTTTGATTAACTTAAGTGAACAACAGCACGATGCCTATCGCAATCTTGATTTGGAAAGTGCGTTGGAAAATTTACCTTTTTCATTGAAGCAAATAATCATTCTCCGATTTTTTGAAGACTTAAAGCTAGAAGATGTAGCTAATATTGTAGACATTCCATTGAGTACAGCGAAATCTAGACTTTATAAAGCGTTAAAGCTTTTAAAAATTGATATGGAAGATGAGGAGAAAATACATCATGGATAA
- a CDS encoding RsiV family protein: protein MDKKLRDLKKQYQNIPIPKELDEVVEQALQRKKKKQWKPQWFFTLAAASVLLFTISINTNSAFAKNMANIPIINSIVEVLTFSKLEDHQGNHEASIEIPKITGDSEEIAELNAQYAAEGREIYEQYLEFSAEMDKDGHFGVESGYQVLTDNEQILSFARYVVEMVGSSSTIMRYTTIDKTQQIAITLPGLFKDERYVETISSYIVEQMKLEMEQSNGEKVYWVATGKEDDALFENFEKIQKEQNFYITNEGKLVISFDKYEVAPGYMGIVDFEIPTELIQPLLVSNTYIK, encoded by the coding sequence ATGGATAAAAAATTAAGGGATTTAAAAAAGCAGTATCAAAATATTCCAATACCTAAAGAGTTAGATGAAGTTGTTGAGCAAGCATTGCAACGCAAAAAGAAAAAACAATGGAAACCACAATGGTTCTTCACATTAGCAGCAGCCTCTGTTTTGCTCTTTACAATTTCAATTAATACCAATTCAGCATTTGCTAAAAATATGGCGAACATACCGATCATCAATTCAATTGTAGAAGTACTTACATTTTCAAAATTAGAAGATCATCAAGGCAATCATGAAGCATCGATTGAAATTCCAAAAATTACAGGGGATTCAGAGGAAATTGCCGAGCTCAATGCCCAGTATGCTGCAGAGGGTAGAGAAATTTATGAGCAATACTTGGAATTTTCTGCGGAAATGGATAAGGACGGTCATTTTGGTGTAGAAAGCGGATATCAAGTGTTAACAGATAATGAACAAATCTTGTCTTTTGCACGTTATGTTGTAGAAATGGTAGGTTCATCATCAACTATAATGCGCTATACAACGATTGATAAAACACAGCAAATTGCGATTACATTGCCAGGTCTATTTAAAGATGAACGCTATGTTGAGACAATTAGTAGCTACATTGTAGAGCAAATGAAGCTAGAGATGGAACAATCGAATGGTGAGAAAGTCTACTGGGTAGCGACAGGGAAAGAAGATGATGCACTCTTCGAAAATTTCGAAAAGATTCAAAAAGAGCAAAACTTCTACATTACAAATGAGGGCAAGCTTGTCATCTCTTTTGATAAATATGAAGTTGCGCCAGGCTATATGGGCATTGTAGACTTTGAAATCCCAACCGAACTTATTCAGCCTTTACTCGTAAGCAATACGTATATTAAATAA
- a CDS encoding TraB/GumN family protein, whose product MNKFTKTAFATTIGASLLLTSVAPLVKAEQLMPSISDWAIETLNEGEKYGIFPLEWYYDDFQTAISQERLNTLLQLTEEKIASLELEKNEQFKPAIVKGNNTRGDIVNRLYNIAAQYNIGSGKDPVTYMQQRNVLRGSGAGLMLEEKATTQQAVIFAIRLIQDVYEQANAGAKGVAWVVADEDTTVYLLGSIHLGVPDLYPMHKKLTNAFNESQGLFVEANIVDPEGMEYYMEKAIYEEGKSIKDDISEEAYAKLKEVAELLEMPIEELETMKPWLITNNFSSLAMDGAFGLTVEEMAMHGIDMQFLLNAYLQQKPIYELEGVNAQVDMFDGLSKEAQEESLVGVLDSILEPVEQTDEDIALLSEWFMNWKVGDVDKFAKSLTDIEGDESEYNKMLFGKRDENMANSIVEVLKNEPGKFFVVVGAGHFLVDKNIRYHLEQAGYSVTPFYE is encoded by the coding sequence ATGAATAAATTTACAAAAACTGCTTTTGCAACAACAATAGGGGCATCATTATTATTAACGTCCGTAGCGCCGTTAGTAAAAGCAGAACAATTAATGCCAAGCATTAGCGATTGGGCAATTGAAACGTTAAATGAAGGGGAAAAATACGGGATTTTCCCACTTGAATGGTATTATGATGATTTTCAAACTGCCATTTCTCAAGAGCGATTAAATACATTATTACAATTAACAGAAGAGAAAATCGCCTCTCTTGAATTAGAAAAAAATGAGCAATTCAAACCAGCTATAGTAAAAGGGAATAATACGCGTGGTGATATTGTTAATCGCTTATATAATATTGCTGCTCAGTATAATATTGGTTCAGGGAAAGACCCAGTTACGTATATGCAACAACGTAATGTATTGCGTGGATCTGGAGCAGGGCTAATGCTTGAAGAAAAGGCTACTACACAGCAAGCTGTTATTTTTGCCATTCGTTTAATTCAGGATGTTTATGAGCAAGCAAACGCTGGAGCCAAGGGGGTTGCTTGGGTAGTAGCAGACGAAGATACGACAGTTTATTTATTAGGTTCGATTCATCTAGGTGTGCCGGATCTTTATCCAATGCATAAAAAGCTAACAAATGCCTTTAATGAATCACAAGGTTTATTTGTAGAAGCGAATATCGTAGATCCAGAAGGTATGGAATACTATATGGAAAAAGCGATTTATGAAGAAGGCAAATCTATAAAAGATGATATTAGTGAAGAAGCGTATGCTAAGCTAAAAGAAGTTGCTGAGCTGCTAGAGATGCCAATCGAAGAACTGGAAACGATGAAGCCTTGGTTAATTACTAATAATTTTTCATCGTTAGCAATGGATGGTGCATTTGGTTTAACAGTTGAGGAAATGGCGATGCATGGAATCGATATGCAGTTTTTACTAAACGCTTATTTGCAGCAAAAGCCGATTTATGAGCTAGAAGGTGTCAATGCACAGGTTGATATGTTTGATGGATTATCAAAAGAAGCACAAGAAGAGTCTCTAGTTGGTGTGCTTGATAGCATTTTAGAGCCAGTAGAACAAACGGATGAAGACATTGCATTACTCTCAGAATGGTTTATGAACTGGAAAGTTGGCGATGTTGATAAATTCGCGAAGAGCTTAACTGACATCGAAGGCGATGAATCGGAATATAATAAAATGCTATTCGGTAAACGCGACGAAAACATGGCGAATTCGATTGTGGAAGTCCTTAAAAATGAACCAGGTAAATTCTTTGTCGTTGTGGGGGCAGGGCATTTCTTAGTCGATAAAAATATTCGCTACCATTTAGAGCAAGCTGGATATAGTGTAACACCATTTTACGAATAA